In one window of Paraburkholderia phymatum STM815 DNA:
- a CDS encoding ATP-binding protein, producing MRRPIDSLFGRLALLVVCVLLVSHFAWYLLVRFERNQSQTRYAVEEAVFLVDAVRDHVRREPDQPLPSRVRLVDPASTDVPPEVPNLPAPLDRFVDDVRDRLPASTQVRVGTPGKPPTLWVRAASDASWIVVPVQPLRPPRSLDRMVLWLGIIFSAGVMAALFAAWQLQQPLRSLAQAVTRFGRGLPVPPVRERGPRELRQLTHGFNQMVQEVARTEHDRAVMLAGVAHDLKTPLARLRLRAEMMEEAKMRDGVVRDVDSMTHIVEQFLVFAHDGADRSEPVEVDGQCERVVRSYRAVSGGTPTVLTDLRAGDGFRLPAATLDRILSNLLDNAHAYGAPPIVVATARTPQGFTLTVTDNGNGIAAQDLINASRPFVRLDPARGGNGHSGLGLAIVERLVRRAGGEWQIGNNDSGSGGSGLRVQMTFPLEAVPRTAAASESVW from the coding sequence ATGCGTCGTCCAATTGATTCATTGTTCGGGCGGCTCGCGCTGCTTGTCGTGTGCGTGTTGCTGGTGTCGCATTTCGCATGGTACTTGCTGGTCCGTTTTGAACGGAACCAGTCGCAGACGCGCTATGCCGTCGAAGAGGCCGTGTTCCTCGTCGATGCGGTGCGCGATCACGTAAGACGTGAGCCGGATCAGCCGTTGCCGTCGCGTGTGCGCCTCGTCGATCCCGCCAGCACCGACGTCCCGCCTGAGGTGCCCAATCTGCCCGCGCCGCTCGACCGTTTCGTCGACGACGTGCGCGACCGTCTGCCCGCTTCGACACAAGTGCGCGTCGGCACGCCCGGCAAGCCGCCCACGCTGTGGGTGCGCGCCGCGAGCGATGCCAGTTGGATCGTCGTGCCCGTGCAGCCGCTGCGTCCGCCGCGCTCGCTCGACCGGATGGTGTTGTGGCTCGGCATCATTTTCTCGGCGGGCGTGATGGCCGCGCTGTTCGCCGCGTGGCAGTTGCAGCAGCCGCTGCGTTCGCTCGCGCAGGCAGTGACCCGTTTCGGACGCGGTCTGCCCGTGCCGCCCGTGCGCGAGCGCGGTCCGCGTGAGTTGCGTCAACTCACGCACGGCTTCAACCAGATGGTGCAGGAAGTCGCGCGCACCGAGCATGACCGCGCGGTGATGCTGGCGGGCGTCGCGCACGATCTCAAGACGCCGCTTGCGCGTCTGCGCCTGCGGGCCGAGATGATGGAAGAAGCGAAGATGCGCGACGGCGTCGTGCGCGACGTGGATTCGATGACGCACATCGTCGAGCAGTTTCTCGTGTTCGCGCACGACGGTGCGGATCGAAGCGAACCCGTCGAGGTGGACGGCCAGTGCGAGCGCGTGGTGCGCAGTTATCGGGCCGTCTCGGGCGGTACGCCGACCGTGCTGACCGATCTGCGCGCCGGCGACGGGTTCAGGCTGCCTGCCGCTACGCTCGACCGCATCCTGTCCAACCTGCTCGACAACGCGCATGCGTACGGTGCGCCGCCCATTGTCGTCGCGACGGCGCGCACACCGCAAGGCTTCACGCTAACGGTTACCGATAACGGCAACGGCATTGCCGCGCAGGACCTGATCAACGCGAGCCGTCCGTTCGTGCGGCTCGATCCGGCGCGCGGCGGCAACGGTCACAGCGGGCTCGGCCTCGCGATCGTCGAACGGCTCGTGCGGCGTGCGGGCGGTGAATGGCAGATCGGCAACAACGACTCAGGGAGTGGCGGGAGCGGCTTGCGTGTCCAGATGACTTTCCCGCTCGAGGCGGTGCCGCGCACAGCGGCAGCGTCGGAAAGCGTCTGGTGA
- a CDS encoding response regulator, whose protein sequence is MATQILVVDDDVELRDLLRDYLARQGIEVSVLHDASSLERRIERERPDLIVLDLMMPGVDGLTALRKLRASGDDIPVIMLTARADDVDRIVGLELGADDYLGKPFNPRELLARVQAVLRRRKTVPSAAAPEQREPFSFGRFTLDFQSRTLHQEGKPLTLSGSEFALLKIFVNHPMRTLTRERLLELLHGPEYDGTDRGIDVQVWRLRRILETDPSVPRFIQTVRGRGYVFVPDGEQHASSN, encoded by the coding sequence ATGGCTACTCAAATTCTTGTCGTCGACGACGACGTCGAACTGCGCGACCTGCTGCGCGATTATCTGGCCCGCCAGGGCATCGAGGTATCGGTGCTGCACGACGCCAGTTCCCTGGAACGCCGTATCGAGCGCGAACGGCCCGATCTGATCGTGCTCGACCTGATGATGCCGGGCGTCGACGGCCTCACGGCGCTGCGCAAGCTGCGTGCGTCGGGCGACGACATCCCGGTCATCATGCTCACCGCGCGCGCCGACGACGTGGACCGCATCGTCGGGCTGGAACTGGGTGCCGACGATTACCTCGGCAAGCCGTTCAATCCGCGCGAACTGCTGGCGCGGGTGCAGGCGGTGTTGCGCCGCCGCAAGACGGTGCCGTCGGCCGCTGCGCCTGAGCAGCGCGAGCCGTTCTCGTTCGGCCGCTTCACGCTGGACTTCCAGTCGCGCACGCTACATCAGGAAGGCAAGCCGCTCACACTGTCGGGCAGCGAATTCGCGCTTCTGAAGATTTTCGTCAACCACCCGATGCGCACGCTCACCCGCGAGCGCCTGCTCGAACTGCTGCACGGGCCGGAGTACGACGGTACGGACCGCGGCATCGACGTGCAGGTGTGGCGCCTGCGGCGCATTCTCGAAACCGATCCGTCCGTGCCGCGCTTCATTCAGACAGTGCGCGGACGCGGATACGTGTTCGTCCCGGATGGCGAGCAACATGCGTCGTCCAATTGA
- a CDS encoding ABC transporter permease, translating to MLFQGYGPIIFAGTVQTVKLAILSLALAFLLGLLGAAAKLSKNRVTYSVGTIYTTLIRGVPDLVLMLLLFYSIQIWLNNLTDMLGWDQIDIDPFVAGVAVLGFIYGAYFTETFRGAFLAVPRGQLEAGAAYGMTGWQVFSRIMFPQMMRFALPGIGNNWQVMVKATALVSIIGLADVVKASQDAGKGTLRFFFFTLMAGAIYLLITTASNFVLMYLEKRYSTGVRKAEL from the coding sequence ATGCTCTTTCAAGGCTACGGCCCGATCATCTTTGCCGGCACGGTGCAGACCGTGAAGCTGGCTATCCTGTCGCTCGCGCTCGCATTCCTGCTCGGTCTGCTCGGCGCGGCAGCGAAGCTGTCGAAGAACCGGGTGACATACAGCGTCGGCACGATCTATACGACGCTGATTCGCGGCGTCCCGGATCTCGTGCTGATGCTGCTGCTCTTCTACAGCATCCAGATCTGGCTGAACAATCTGACCGACATGCTCGGCTGGGACCAGATCGACATCGATCCGTTCGTCGCCGGCGTCGCCGTGCTCGGCTTCATTTACGGCGCGTACTTCACCGAGACATTCCGCGGCGCATTCCTCGCCGTGCCGCGCGGCCAGCTCGAAGCGGGCGCCGCGTACGGCATGACGGGCTGGCAGGTATTCTCGCGGATCATGTTTCCACAGATGATGCGCTTCGCGCTGCCCGGCATCGGCAATAACTGGCAGGTGATGGTCAAAGCGACGGCGCTCGTGTCGATCATCGGTCTCGCGGACGTCGTCAAGGCGTCGCAGGACGCCGGCAAAGGCACGTTGCGTTTCTTCTTTTTCACGCTGATGGCAGGCGCCATCTATCTGCTCATCACGACGGCTTCGAACTTCGTGCTGATGTACCTCGAAAAACGCTACTCGACTGGCGTGCGCAAGGCGGAACTATGA
- a CDS encoding ABC transporter ATP-binding protein, which yields MNTPATPQMLFVDNLHKQYGDNEVLKGVTLRANRGDVISVIGSSGSGKSTMLRCINFLEQPNAGRIFVEGQEIRTQKDKHGALRVSDAKQLQKMRTKLSMVFQHFNLWTHMTVLENIIEAPLHVLGVPRKEAEERARTYLEKVGLAPRVEKQYPSHLSGGQQQRVAIARALTMNPDVMLFDEPTSALDPELVGEVLKVMQTLAEEGRTMIVVTHEMAFARNVSNHVMFLHQGRVEEEGHPDEVFRNTKSERLKQFLSGSLK from the coding sequence ATGAACACTCCCGCTACACCGCAAATGCTTTTCGTCGACAACCTGCATAAGCAGTACGGCGACAACGAAGTTCTCAAGGGCGTCACGCTGCGCGCGAACCGCGGCGACGTGATCAGCGTGATCGGCTCGTCCGGCTCGGGCAAGAGTACGATGCTTCGCTGCATCAACTTTCTCGAGCAGCCGAACGCCGGGCGCATCTTCGTCGAAGGCCAGGAGATCCGCACGCAGAAGGACAAGCACGGCGCGCTGCGCGTGTCGGACGCAAAGCAGTTGCAGAAGATGCGCACGAAACTTTCGATGGTGTTCCAGCATTTCAATCTGTGGACGCACATGACGGTGCTCGAGAACATTATCGAAGCGCCGCTGCACGTACTAGGCGTTCCGCGCAAAGAAGCCGAGGAGCGCGCCCGCACCTATCTCGAGAAAGTGGGACTCGCGCCACGCGTCGAAAAGCAATATCCGTCGCATCTGTCGGGCGGCCAGCAGCAGCGCGTGGCCATCGCCCGTGCGCTGACGATGAACCCCGACGTGATGCTGTTCGATGAGCCCACTTCCGCGCTCGACCCCGAGCTGGTCGGCGAAGTGCTGAAGGTCATGCAGACGCTCGCGGAAGAAGGCCGCACGATGATCGTCGTCACGCACGAAATGGCCTTCGCGCGCAACGTGTCGAATCACGTGATGTTCCTGCATCAGGGGCGCGTCGAAGAAGAAGGCCACCCGGACGAAGTGTTCAGGAACACGAAGAGTGAGCGTCTCAAGCAGTTTCTCTCGGGCAGCCTGAAATAA
- a CDS encoding ABC transporter permease, with the protein MDLFSFTLNRTANASAWRVLPNRWDFIAFPLIICLIAMAVVGFHETMAPISTLQNAPISLDPANLPEYALRTTLRMLAAMVASLVFTLVYGTLAAKSRRAGQVLVPILDILQSVPVLGYISFTVTFFLALFPSRVLGAELAAIFAIFTSQAWNMTFSFYQSLRTVPRDLDEVSKGFHLTSWQRFWKLEVPFSMPGLIWNMMMSMSGGWFFVVASEAITVGNHTITLPGMGSYLAQAIAEKNLHAIGWVILTMTVVILAYDQFLFRPLVAWTDKFRMENTSSGDAPESWLLDLIRRTRLIHRLLVPIGWMFAKAARVPIRWPRVGPVRFAKPVEHKPSKTGDIVWSVIVMLVTAFVVYRVVAYVRTGVTLDEVGHVFVLGLLTLLRVTLLIALASVVWLPVGVLIGLRPALAEKVQPLAQFLAAFPANLLFPAFVLVIVRFDLNPDIWLSPLIVLGTQWYILFNVIAGASAYPNDYKEAAKNFRIRGWQWWRQAMLPGVFPYYVTGAITASGGAWNASIVAEAVQWGDTKVAAHGLGAYIAQYTAAGDYPKIILGIAVMSLFVSLFNRVLWRPLYAYAESRLRLD; encoded by the coding sequence ATGGATCTGTTCAGCTTCACCCTGAACCGCACCGCCAACGCGTCCGCCTGGCGGGTGCTGCCCAATCGCTGGGACTTCATTGCGTTCCCGCTGATCATCTGTCTGATCGCGATGGCCGTCGTCGGCTTCCACGAAACGATGGCGCCCATCTCGACTTTGCAGAACGCGCCGATCTCGCTCGATCCGGCCAATCTGCCCGAGTATGCGCTGCGCACCACGCTGCGCATGCTCGCTGCGATGGTGGCGTCGCTGGTGTTCACGCTCGTCTACGGCACGCTGGCGGCCAAGAGCCGCCGCGCGGGCCAGGTGCTCGTGCCGATTCTCGACATCCTGCAATCGGTGCCCGTGCTCGGCTACATCTCGTTCACGGTGACGTTCTTCCTCGCGCTCTTTCCGTCTCGCGTGCTGGGCGCCGAACTGGCCGCGATCTTCGCGATCTTCACCAGCCAGGCGTGGAACATGACCTTCAGCTTCTACCAGTCGCTGCGCACGGTGCCGCGCGATCTGGACGAAGTGTCGAAGGGCTTCCATCTGACGTCGTGGCAGCGCTTCTGGAAGCTCGAAGTGCCGTTCTCGATGCCCGGCCTCATCTGGAACATGATGATGTCGATGTCGGGCGGCTGGTTCTTCGTGGTGGCGTCCGAAGCGATCACCGTCGGTAACCATACGATCACGCTGCCTGGCATGGGCTCGTATCTGGCGCAGGCCATCGCCGAAAAAAACCTGCACGCAATCGGCTGGGTGATCCTGACAATGACGGTGGTGATTCTCGCGTACGACCAGTTCCTGTTCCGTCCGCTCGTCGCGTGGACCGACAAGTTCCGCATGGAGAACACGAGTTCCGGCGACGCGCCCGAGTCGTGGCTGCTCGACCTGATCCGCCGCACGCGCCTGATTCACCGGCTGCTCGTGCCGATCGGCTGGATGTTCGCGAAGGCGGCGCGTGTGCCTATCCGCTGGCCGCGCGTCGGTCCGGTGCGCTTCGCGAAGCCGGTCGAGCACAAGCCGTCGAAGACGGGCGACATCGTCTGGTCCGTGATCGTCATGCTGGTGACGGCGTTCGTCGTGTACCGCGTGGTCGCGTATGTGCGTACGGGAGTCACGCTCGATGAAGTCGGCCATGTGTTCGTCCTCGGCCTGCTGACGCTGCTGCGCGTGACGTTGCTGATTGCGCTGGCTTCCGTGGTGTGGCTGCCCGTGGGCGTACTGATCGGTCTGCGTCCGGCGCTCGCCGAGAAGGTCCAGCCGCTCGCGCAGTTTCTCGCCGCGTTCCCCGCAAACCTGCTGTTCCCGGCGTTCGTGCTCGTGATCGTGAGGTTCGATCTGAACCCGGACATCTGGCTTTCGCCGCTGATCGTGCTCGGCACGCAGTGGTATATCCTGTTCAACGTGATTGCGGGCGCGAGCGCCTATCCGAACGACTACAAGGAAGCCGCGAAGAACTTCCGCATCCGCGGCTGGCAATGGTGGCGTCAGGCGATGCTGCCGGGCGTGTTCCCGTACTACGTGACGGGAGCGATCACGGCCTCGGGCGGCGCGTGGAATGCGAGCATCGTCGCGGAGGCGGTGCAGTGGGGCGATACCAAGGTCGCTGCGCACGGCCTCGGCGCGTATATCGCGCAGTACACGGCGGCGGGCGACTATCCGAAAATCATTCTGGGCATCGCGGTGATGTCCCTGTTCGTGTCCCTCTTCAATCGCGTGTTGTGGCGCCCTCTGTACGCCTACGCCGAAAGCCGCCTGCGGCTCGATTGA
- a CDS encoding sensor domain-containing diguanylate cyclase — protein sequence MKRTTLRQALGPASFVLVVLACWFASGLVADRMVQQELDTALRQQRQMSASIVYNMAEVIASDLAMSRAIPATMAELGVIQQALTHSQNYAASGVDLEPAHREELLKSPELAGINGFLRDAQGFSGLDIIWLVNANGLCVAASNAQNAHSFVGIDMRSRSYLTNALLGAFGEAYGVGRMSGEPGIFISAPVYDDGLLVGAIVAKVGIARLRHWVAHAGTFVTDDNGVIIMAHNAALEGQAMPNSRVTQMKPAERMSTYHRVQFPAVQIQPVKSQVRGDAPWVPADIADQLYDMPSQPIPTLYQSRSGLNSGLSAHLVDPLVAWPELMRNHKRDHLLVFLTLAGTVALAWVITVSYLRERRHHRATRVLAEQLQSANTLLSAEARHDALTGALSRRYFLDLLRHEIERARATGEPLCMAIADLDHFKQINDRFGHAAGDRALEHFVDTCRTALRGSDAIGRLGGEEFGILLPDTPLGTGLEVVERLRVRLKTMPSTKLPQSVGLSVSIGITELSAEDLPERIISRADQALYAAKQGGRDRSEAVPPDDTAPPARAPVNAW from the coding sequence ATGAAAAGGACAACCTTGCGCCAGGCATTGGGACCGGCCAGTTTCGTACTGGTCGTGCTCGCATGCTGGTTCGCCTCCGGCCTGGTCGCGGACCGGATGGTACAGCAAGAACTGGATACCGCACTGCGCCAGCAGCGGCAAATGTCCGCCTCGATCGTCTACAACATGGCCGAAGTGATCGCGAGCGACCTGGCAATGTCCCGGGCCATACCCGCGACGATGGCCGAGCTCGGTGTGATTCAACAGGCTCTGACGCATTCGCAGAATTATGCCGCTTCAGGCGTGGACCTGGAACCCGCGCACCGCGAGGAGCTGTTGAAATCGCCTGAACTGGCGGGCATCAACGGCTTTTTGCGTGACGCCCAAGGCTTCTCGGGACTCGACATCATCTGGCTCGTCAACGCCAACGGCCTGTGCGTCGCCGCGAGCAACGCGCAGAACGCGCATTCGTTCGTCGGTATCGACATGCGCTCGCGCAGCTATCTGACCAACGCGCTGCTTGGCGCCTTTGGCGAGGCGTACGGCGTCGGCCGCATGAGCGGCGAGCCCGGCATCTTCATCTCGGCGCCCGTGTACGACGACGGGCTGCTGGTCGGCGCGATCGTCGCCAAGGTCGGCATCGCGCGACTGCGCCACTGGGTCGCCCACGCGGGCACCTTCGTCACCGACGACAACGGCGTGATCATCATGGCGCACAATGCCGCGCTCGAAGGCCAGGCGATGCCAAACTCGCGCGTCACGCAGATGAAACCGGCCGAGCGCATGAGCACGTATCATCGCGTGCAGTTTCCCGCCGTGCAGATTCAGCCCGTCAAGAGCCAGGTGCGCGGCGATGCGCCGTGGGTGCCCGCCGACATCGCCGACCAGCTGTACGACATGCCGAGCCAGCCGATCCCGACGCTCTACCAGTCGCGCAGCGGACTGAACTCCGGCCTGTCGGCGCATCTCGTCGATCCGCTCGTCGCCTGGCCCGAACTGATGCGCAATCACAAGCGCGATCATCTGCTCGTCTTCCTGACGCTCGCGGGCACGGTGGCGCTCGCGTGGGTGATCACCGTGTCGTATCTGCGCGAGCGGCGTCATCACCGCGCGACCCGCGTGCTCGCGGAACAGCTGCAGTCGGCGAACACGCTGCTGTCGGCGGAAGCCCGCCACGATGCGCTGACGGGCGCGCTGTCGCGCCGCTACTTCCTCGACCTGCTGCGCCATGAGATCGAGCGGGCGCGCGCGACGGGCGAACCGCTATGCATGGCGATCGCCGACCTCGATCATTTCAAGCAGATCAATGACCGCTTCGGGCACGCGGCGGGCGACCGGGCGCTCGAACATTTCGTCGACACGTGCCGCACCGCGCTGCGCGGCAGCGACGCGATCGGCCGGCTGGGCGGCGAAGAGTTCGGCATCCTGCTGCCGGACACGCCGCTCGGCACCGGCCTCGAAGTGGTCGAACGCCTGCGTGTGCGGCTGAAGACGATGCCGTCGACGAAGCTGCCGCAATCGGTGGGCTTGAGCGTAAGTATCGGCATCACGGAACTGTCGGCGGAGGACTTGCCCGAGCGCATCATCAGCCGCGCCGATCAGGCGCTCTACGCCGCGAAACAGGGTGGCCGCGACCGCAGCGAAGCCGTGCCGCCCGACGACACCGCGCCACCCGCGCGGGCCCCCGTCAACGCGTGGTAA
- a CDS encoding periplasmic heavy metal sensor, protein MSKKTSRFLAIAAASLALSLGSAFAAQPSDGPGGPGMGHGGPGWHHGGFMKELNQLHGQLKLNADQEKSWQAALDTMKQSHEAERANHEQMRQQFKQLQQQPILDLNAMHAAHQQIEQKDAQLREQTATAWLNFYNGLNDQQKTTVSTALKQHFAKMEQRHDKMRERWEKHRGDEAASAVKP, encoded by the coding sequence ATGTCCAAAAAAACATCACGCTTTCTCGCCATTGCCGCTGCATCGCTCGCGCTGAGTCTCGGGTCTGCCTTCGCCGCGCAACCGTCGGACGGCCCCGGCGGCCCGGGCATGGGCCACGGCGGTCCGGGCTGGCATCACGGCGGGTTCATGAAGGAACTCAACCAGTTGCACGGGCAACTGAAACTGAACGCCGACCAGGAAAAGTCATGGCAGGCCGCGCTCGACACGATGAAGCAAAGCCATGAAGCCGAACGCGCGAATCACGAGCAGATGCGCCAGCAGTTCAAGCAGTTGCAGCAGCAGCCAATTCTCGACCTCAACGCGATGCACGCCGCGCATCAGCAAATCGAGCAAAAGGATGCGCAGCTGCGCGAACAGACGGCAACGGCATGGCTCAACTTCTACAACGGCCTGAACGATCAACAGAAGACCACCGTCAGCACGGCGCTCAAGCAGCACTTCGCGAAGATGGAGCAGCGTCACGACAAGATGCGCGAGCGCTGGGAAAAGCATCGAGGCGATGAGGCGGCCTCAGCTGTGAAGCCTTAA
- a CDS encoding double-stranded DNA-specific endonuclease, with the protein MKGNLVIVCRDQDADAFDHLLAEYGAFQTRLSSTAWYLKLDVAPEVIQEEILARLGKYTTHYIFEADTVTWNTVDSEAAAALNTLFTE; encoded by the coding sequence ATGAAGGGAAATCTGGTCATCGTCTGCCGCGATCAGGACGCTGACGCTTTCGACCATCTGCTCGCAGAATACGGCGCGTTTCAGACGCGCCTGTCATCGACCGCGTGGTATCTGAAACTGGACGTGGCGCCCGAAGTGATACAGGAAGAAATTCTCGCGCGTCTTGGCAAGTACACGACGCATTACATCTTCGAGGCCGACACCGTGACGTGGAACACGGTGGACAGCGAAGCCGCCGCCGCGCTCAACACGCTCTTCACCGAGTAG
- a CDS encoding pirin family protein, whose translation MIRIRRSDERGHANHGWLNAKHSFSFADYYDPEHMHFGPLRVINEDRIAAGQGFGTHGHRDMEIVTYVLDGALSHRDSLGNGSTIRPGDVQRMSAGTGVMHSEFNASQDDPLHLLQIWIIPKRTGDAPGYEEKRFEDADKRGRLRVVASPEGRDGSVTIHADASIHAGLFDGAERAEYMLEAGRQAYVHVARGAVTVNGEALKAGDAAMVSDATHVTVENGEGAEVLLFDLGQLR comes from the coding sequence ATGATCAGGATCCGCCGTTCCGACGAGCGTGGCCACGCCAACCACGGATGGCTGAACGCGAAGCACAGCTTCTCGTTTGCCGACTACTACGATCCCGAGCACATGCATTTCGGTCCGCTGCGCGTGATCAACGAAGACCGGATCGCCGCAGGGCAGGGGTTCGGCACGCACGGCCATCGCGACATGGAAATCGTCACTTATGTGCTCGACGGCGCGTTGTCGCACCGCGACAGCCTGGGCAACGGCTCGACGATCCGCCCGGGCGACGTGCAGCGGATGAGCGCGGGCACGGGCGTGATGCACAGCGAGTTCAACGCCTCGCAGGACGACCCGCTGCATCTGCTGCAGATCTGGATCATCCCGAAGCGTACGGGCGATGCGCCGGGCTACGAGGAAAAGCGCTTTGAAGATGCCGACAAGCGCGGCCGGCTACGCGTCGTGGCGTCGCCGGAAGGCCGCGACGGCTCGGTGACGATTCACGCCGATGCGTCGATCCATGCTGGCCTGTTTGATGGCGCGGAGCGCGCCGAATACATGCTCGAGGCCGGGCGCCAGGCATATGTGCACGTCGCGCGCGGCGCCGTCACGGTCAACGGCGAGGCGCTCAAGGCGGGCGATGCCGCGATGGTCTCCGATGCCACGCACGTCACCGTCGAAAACGGCGAAGGCGCCGAAGTGCTGCTGTTCGATCTGGGGCAGTTGCGTTGA
- a CDS encoding ABC transporter substrate-binding protein has translation MKKYTLCVALAVMASAAMAKEWKTVRIGVDASYPPFESIAPNGHMVGFDVDLTKALCAKMNVKCVWIAQDLDGIIPALKGKKYDMIVSSLTVTDKRREQIDFSDKLFDAPARMIAKKGSPLLPTAESLKGKHVGVEQGSTQEAYAKAYWEPRGVTVVPYQNQDQVYADLATGRLDAALQDELQADSGFLKTPRGKDFAWAGREVKDAKTIGDGTAIGLRKEDGELKAMLNKALADIHKDGTFTKLEKQYFDVDIFRSR, from the coding sequence ATGAAGAAGTACACACTGTGCGTGGCGCTCGCCGTCATGGCTTCGGCAGCCATGGCGAAAGAATGGAAAACGGTGCGCATCGGGGTCGACGCCAGTTATCCGCCGTTCGAATCGATCGCGCCGAACGGCCACATGGTCGGCTTCGACGTCGATCTGACCAAAGCGCTGTGCGCGAAGATGAACGTGAAGTGCGTGTGGATTGCACAGGACCTCGACGGCATCATCCCGGCGCTCAAGGGCAAGAAGTACGACATGATCGTGTCGTCGCTGACCGTCACCGACAAGCGCCGCGAGCAGATCGACTTCTCCGACAAACTGTTCGACGCGCCCGCGCGCATGATCGCAAAGAAGGGCTCCCCGCTGCTGCCGACGGCAGAATCGCTGAAGGGCAAGCACGTCGGCGTCGAGCAGGGGTCGACGCAGGAAGCGTATGCGAAGGCGTACTGGGAGCCCAGGGGCGTGACGGTCGTGCCTTACCAGAACCAGGACCAGGTGTACGCGGATCTGGCGACGGGGCGTCTCGACGCTGCGTTGCAGGACGAGCTGCAGGCCGACTCCGGCTTCCTGAAGACGCCACGCGGCAAGGACTTCGCGTGGGCGGGACGGGAAGTGAAGGACGCAAAGACGATCGGCGACGGTACAGCCATCGGCCTGCGCAAGGAAGACGGCGAGCTCAAGGCCATGTTGAACAAGGCGCTCGCCGACATCCACAAAGACGGTACGTTCACGAAGCTCGAGAAGCAGTATTTCGACGTCGATATTTTTCGGAGTCGCTGA
- a CDS encoding ABC transporter permease, giving the protein MIELIQQYWRNYLYTDGYRFTGVAITLWLLVISIGLGFCLSVPLAVARVSKKKWVAGSVWLYTYIFRGTPLYVQLLLCYTGLYSLEIIRSNALTNAFFRDGMHCTLLAFTLNTCAYTTEIFAGAIKATPYGEIEAARAYGMSQFTLYRRVILPSALRRALPYYSNEVILMLHATTVAFTATVPDILKIARDVNSATYRSFDAFGIAALLYLIISFALVWLFRRAERRWLAYLRPQGK; this is encoded by the coding sequence ATGATCGAGCTGATCCAGCAATACTGGCGCAACTATCTGTATACGGACGGTTACCGCTTCACGGGCGTCGCCATCACGCTGTGGCTGCTGGTGATTTCCATTGGCCTTGGCTTCTGTCTCTCGGTACCGCTCGCCGTGGCGCGCGTGTCGAAGAAGAAGTGGGTCGCAGGCTCGGTGTGGCTGTACACGTATATCTTCCGCGGCACCCCGTTGTACGTGCAACTGCTGCTCTGCTACACGGGTTTGTACAGCCTCGAAATTATCCGTTCGAACGCGCTGACCAACGCGTTCTTCCGCGACGGCATGCATTGCACGCTGCTCGCGTTCACGCTGAACACGTGCGCATACACGACGGAAATCTTTGCCGGCGCGATCAAGGCGACGCCGTATGGCGAGATCGAAGCGGCGCGCGCGTACGGCATGTCGCAGTTCACGCTGTATCGCCGCGTGATCCTGCCGTCGGCGCTGCGGCGCGCGCTGCCGTACTACAGCAACGAAGTGATCCTCATGCTGCACGCCACCACGGTCGCCTTCACCGCGACGGTGCCGGACATCCTGAAGATCGCACGCGACGTCAATTCGGCGACCTACCGTTCGTTCGACGCGTTCGGTATCGCCGCCCTGCTCTATCTGATCATTTCTTTTGCGCTCGTCTGGCTGTTCCGTCGCGCCGAGCGCCGCTGGCTCGCTTATCTGCGCCCGCAAGGCAAGTAA